The following are encoded together in the Daucus carota subsp. sativus chromosome 5, DH1 v3.0, whole genome shotgun sequence genome:
- the LOC108223288 gene encoding CRM-domain containing factor CFM3, chloroplastic/mitochondrial — protein sequence MSMSSSSPPLWLFSCPSFSSTCNLSSLCILYHNPQTISLRSFNISRFRLFCSHQTLELDTQNVKKKRKPRPSFLEQIEDKWSVKTPCLTQKFPWEEDGHKKGSTQQLPEFAATESRIDDNSVVSESVSVGFVKNRVKLAQWNQRSKTHKTHMDFEAEESSGVRGKRDGEFAGTESRVDDNSVVSDSSSVSYVNRQARLSPWDQRIKPKKAQIDLNGTSVESSSVRGQTIDEFAGIKSRIDNNMLVSDSVDVGNQVKFAPWDQRSNSNEGQIDYEAGNLETSTVREKTVDEFPQGYLLQSKNLGIVLEKDDTVEETDNVDDAISSELLLEKNDRKFDKLDEKLSYEGILSGIIQQEVGRAGDSIDGCDIMGPLDDKLGEEDKLKKMMPWEPMESTKEESMKSNTMLAEKLIPEPELKRLRNVSLRMVERIKVGAAGITQALVDSIHEKWKVDEVVKLKFEGPTAVNMKRSHDILERRTGGLVIWRSGSSIVLFRGMAYKLQCVKLFTNNQPNVKVSQPPKYFEDDSPNVTPSSSGSSSEASTPNSASYTKGLSEGGNMDLSELNFLLDEIGPRYVDWAGRDPLPVDADLLPNVVSGYKRPFRLLPYGIRHSLKDREMTYIRRAARNMPPHFALGRNRELQGLAKAMVKLWEKSAIAKIAIKRGVHNTRNERMAEELKILTGGTLISRNKDYIVFYRGNDFLPPDVTQTLVKAQNLAAINQEEEDRARQKAFDLMESNTKASKEHPLVAGTLAETMAATSRWGNQPTAEEKEKMMKDLALARHASLVRFLEKKLSLANRKVKRAEKALRKVLDYLEPASLPDDLETLSDEERFLFRKIGLSMKPFLHLGLRGIFDGTIENMHLHWKYRELVKIIVDGKRFAQVKHIAIALEAESGGVLVSVDRTTKGYAIIVYRGKNYRRPSAVRPKNLLTRRQALARSIELQRREALKHHITELQAKIKKLKLELEDMTVVNRISEDTFYSRVDNASDSDEDDDDSMQEDDDEEAYLEVYDSGDEDGKSEMAFGH from the exons ATGTCCATGTCTTCTTCTTCTCCCCCACTTTGGTTATTTTCATGCCCTTCATTTTCTTCCACTTGTAATCTCTCATCTCTCTGCATTCTTTATCATAATCCTCAGACCATTTCCTTAAGAAGTTTTAACATTTCAAGGTTTAGACTTTTTTGTTCCCATCAAACACTTGAATTGGATACCCAAAATGTTAAGAAAAAGAGAAAACCCAGACCCAGTTTCTTGGAACAAATTGAAGATAAATGGTCTGTGAAAACCCCTTGTTTGACCCAAAAATTCCCATGGGAAGAAGATGGTCATAAGAAAGGAAGTACTCAACAATTGCCTGAATTTGCTGCAACTGAGTCAAGAATTGATGATAACTCGGTGGTGAGTGAGTCAGTCAGTGTTGGATTTGTGAAAAATAGAGTGAAGTTAGCTCAGTGGAATCAAAGAAGCAAAACCCACAAAACCCATATGGATTTTGAAGCTGAAGAAAGTAGTGGTGTTAGAGGCAAAAGGGATGGTGAATTTGCTGGGACTGAGTCAAGAGTTGATGATAACTCGGTGGTGAGTGATTCAAGTAGTGTTAGTTATGTGAATAGACAGGCAAGGTTATCTCCTTGGGATCAAAGAATCAAACCCAAGAAGGCCCAAATTGATTTAAATGGTACAAGTGTAGAAAGTAGTAGTGTTAGAGGCCAAACGATTGATGAATTTGCTGGGATTAAGTCGAGAATCGATAATAATATGTTGGTGAGTGACTCAGTGGATGTGGGTAATCAGGTAAAGTTTGCTCCTTGGGATCAAAGAAGCAATTCCAACGAGGGCCAAATCGATTATGAAGCTGGAAATCTAGAAACTAGTACTGTTAGGGAAAAGACGGTTGACGAGTTTCCACAGGGTTATCTTCTACAATCGAAGAATTTAGGTATTGTTCTCGAGAAAGATGATACCGTTGAAGAAACTGATAATGTGGATGATGCAATTTCAAGTGAGTTACTATTGGAGAAAAATGACAGGAAATTTGATAAGCTTGATGAAAAGTTATCTTACGAAGGGATATTATCTGGTATTATCCAGCAAGAAGTTGGAAGGGCTGGGGATTCTATAGATGGATGTGATATAATGGGGCCATTGGATGATAAATTAGGAGAAGAAGATAAACTGAAGAAGATGATGCCTTGGGAGCCTATGGAATCTACGAAGGAGGAGTCTATGAAGAGCAATACAATGTTGGCTGAAAAACTAATTCCGGAACCTGAACTGAAGAGGCTAAGAAATGTGTCATTAAGGATGGTAGAGAGGATCAAAGTTGGAGCAGCTGGCATCACGCAGGCCCTAGTTGACTCTATACATGAGAAGTGGAAAGTTGACGAGGTtgttaaattgaaatttgaaggaCCTACTGCTGTAAACATGAAGAGGAGCCATGATATCTTGGAG CGAAGAACTGGAGGTTTGGTGATATGGAGGTCAGGTAGTTCAATAGTTTTGTTTAGAGGAATGGCCTACAAGCTTCAGTGTGTCAAATTATTCACCAATAATCAGCCTAATGTTAAAGTATCACAGCCTCCAAAGTATTTCGAAGATGATTCTCCAAATGTTACTCCCAGCAGCTCAGGTAGTTCTTCAGAGGCATCAACACCCAATTCAGCAAGTTACACAAAGGGTCTTTCTGAAGGTGGTAACATGGATCTAAGTGAGTTGAACTTTCTGTTAGACGAGATTGGTCCAAGGTATGTAGATTGGGCAGGCCGTGATCCGCTGCCTGTTGATGCTGACTTACTTCCAAATGTAGTTTCTGGTTATAAGCGTCCATTCAGACTTCTTCCATACGGGATACGACATTCTTTGAAAGACAGGGAGATGACTTATATCCGCAGGGCTGCCAGGAATATGCCTCCACATTTTGCCCTGG GACGAAATAGAGAGCTGCAAGGCCTGGCTAAGGCTATGGTGAAGCTGTGGGAAAAAAGCGCCATTGCTAAGATAGCTATCAAGCGCGGTGTGCATAATACTCGCAATGAAAGGATGGCTGAAGAACTCAAG ATATTAACTGGGGGAACACTGATATCTAGAAACAAGGACTATATTGTCTTTTACAGGGGTAATGACTTCTTACCCCCTGATGTAACACAGACGCTGGTAAAAGCGCAAAACCTAGCTGCTATCAACCAGGAAGAGGAAGATCGGGCCCGTCAAAAAGCGTTTGATCTTATGGAATCAAATACCAAAGCTTCTAAGGAACACCCGCTGGTTGCAGGAACGCTTGCCGAGACCATGGCAGCAACCTCACGCTGGGGAAACCAGCCAACCGCTGAAGAAAAAGAGAAGATGATGAAAGACTTAGCTTTGGCTAGACATGCTTCTCTAGTTAGGTTTCTTGAGAAGAAGCTTTCCCTT GCAAACAGGAAAGTGAAAAGGGCTGAGAAGGCTTTACGAAAGGTGCTGGATTATCTGGAACCAGCTTCACTCCCTGATGATCTGGAAACTTTAAGTGACGAGGAAAGATTTCTATTTCGTAAGATTGGCCTGAGTATGAAGCCTTTTTTGCATTTAG GGTTAAGAGGAATTTTTGACGGCACCATTGAAAATATGCACTTGCACTGGAAGTATCGCGAGCTGGTAAAGATAATAGTTGATGGTAAAAGATTTGCTCAAGTCAAGCATATTGCTATTGCTCTCGAGGCAGAAAGTGGTGGAGTATTAGTATCTGTGGACAGAACTACTAAAGGCTATGCAATTATAGTTTATCGTGGAAAAAATTATAGGCGACCCAGTGCCGTGAGACCCAAGAATCTTCTTACCAGAAGGCAGGCTTTAGCTCGATCAATTGAACTTCAGAGACGTGAG GCACTAAAGCATCATATTACAGAGTTACAAGCAAAGATTAAGAAACTCAAGCTTGAGCTG GAGGATATGACAGTCGTAAACAGGATTAGTGAGGATACCTTTTACTCAAGGGTAGATAATGCTTCTGAcagtgatgaagatgatgacgaCAGCATGCAGGAG GACGACGATGAAGAAGCGTACCTTGAAGTGTATGACAGCGGAGATGAGGATGGTAAATCTGAAATGGCATTTGGACATTGA
- the LOC108220844 gene encoding uncharacterized protein LOC108220844, with protein sequence MNTADLNKVWEIKTLTRKDKQDEAKAILNRIAKQVQPIMRRHNWRVKLLSEFCPKDPALLGVNVNHGVNVKLRLRRPNRDSEFYPFHQILDTMLHELCHNAHGPHNAVFYKLWDDLRKECEDLMNKGISGSGQGFDLPGRRLGGFSQPAVSSLRHTALNAAQKRARLGSLLPSGPKRLGGDSSLMTALSPVQAAAMAAERRLQDELWCASGSCEIEEAETSNDLLQKQMDRGSGTSRNSTGFDVNKSTSISGKRSRDMSNINTNALSRDTPMEPDFLDSTPDGIVSGSVVCENDTSQNRSDQRKKSFKSFDFQNKSNFIDLSNDSSASASTNYQDATKYAANSCKWECGVCTLANPPLAPVCEVCGTLKPRDLKDKYKIWSCKFCTLENSVDLEKCMACNEWRYSHGAPVAAPAPNIGT encoded by the exons ATGAACACAGCGGATCTAAACAAAGTATGGGAAATCAAAACCCTGACAAGAAAAGATAAACAAGATGAAGCCAAAGCCATTCTCAATCGCATCGCTAAACAAGTCCAACCCATCATGCGCAGACACAATTGGCGTGTCAAGCTCCTCTCCGAGTTCTG CCCCAAAGATCCCGCCCTTTTAGGGGTTAATGTGAATCATGGTGTTAATGTCAAGCTGAGGCTTCGGAGACCCAATAGGGATTCTGAATTCTACCCTTTTCATCAGATTCTCGATACCATGCTTCATGAGCTTTGTCATAATGCTCATGGCCCTCATAATGCTGTCTTTTACAAGCTTTGGGATGATCTTAGAAAG GAATGTGAGGATCTTATGAACAAAGGGATAAGCGGTTCTGGGCAGGGCTTTGATCTTCCAGGGAGGCGTTTGGGTGGTTTCTCTCAACCTGCTGTTTCATCTTTACGACACACTGCATTGAATGCGGCCCAAAAAAGGGCTCGTCTAGGATCTCTTCTACCATCGGGACCTAAGCGTCTTGGCGGTGATAGCTCTTTGATGACTGCTCTTAGTCCCGTCCAAGCTGCTGCAATGGCTGCAGAAAGGAGACTACAAGATGAGCTTTGGTGTGCATCTGGATCTTGTGAAATAGAGGAAGCAGAAACTAGTAATGATTTGTTGCAGAAGCAGATGGACCGAGGTTCTGGAACCTCAAGGAATTCTACTGGTTTTGATGTAAATAAGTCAACCTCAATATCTGGGAAAAGAAGTCGTGATATGAGTAATATTAATACTAATGCCTTATCTCGTGATACTCCTATGGAGCCTGATTTTCTGGACTCGACACCAGATGGTATAGTGTCTGGATCAGTGGTTTGTGAAAATGATACATCTCAAAATAGAAGTGACCAGAGAAAAAAGTCAtttaaatcctttgattttcagaataaatctaattttattGATCTTTCGAATGATTCTTCGGCTTCTGCCTCTACGAATTATCAAGATGCTACAAAGTATGCGGCTAATTCTTGTAAGTGGGAGTGTGGAGTCTGCACTTTGGCAAATCCA CCCCTAGCGCCAGTATGTGAAGTCTGTGGTACACTAAAGCCCAGAGACCTTAAAGACAAGTACAAGATCTGGTCATGTAAATTTTGTACGTTAGAAAACAGTGTGGATTTAGAGAAATGTATGGCATGTAATGAGTGGAGGTATTCACATGGCGCGCCTGTGGCAGCCCCTGCACCCAATATTGGTACCTGA